The Camelina sativa cultivar DH55 chromosome 18, Cs, whole genome shotgun sequence DNA window gaaagaagaagaagaagaagcaagaacaaTGGCGAagccttctttcttctctgaaACCACCACCACTTCTCGTCTCCCAGACGACACCGTCTTCTTCTCAATATTCCCTGACTCATCATCTCTCTCCGTCGCCGGATCAGAAACCTCCGCCGCTCTTCAATCACTACACTTAGAAATCATCGATGTCGTTTCTCCGTTTACTTCTCCTTACATATGGCAGCACgaacctttctctctctccatcgcTCTCTCCTCCTCTTGTGCTTGTGCCGATACTGCTACTATGCCTCATCTCCACGGGAAGCTCAAGTACGGTGACAATCTCGAAGACGAATGGTTCGCTGTCTTCTTGCTTTTTCGTATCTCCGCTGCGTTTCCGTCTAATTCGATTCGTGTCTGGGACACTGACGGCGAGTTTCTCCTAATCGAAGCTGCTTTCCACCTCCCGCGTTGGCTTAACCCGGAGACTAGTCTCAATCGTGTCTTCATCCGCGGCGGTGACCTCCACATCGTTCCCAAAAGCCGTTTGCCTGATCCTTCTTTAGTTGCGTCTCTGCGATTTCTAATCGAGCGTGGTAACGAGTCTCGTGCGTCGGATTCAGTTCAATCCGCGTTGAAGAATCGGATTTCTGATTATCCCGAAAGAGCGTGGAGGAATATGCATCGTGTTAGGGTTAGGGTTCCGGTATCAGTAGCTCAAGTGCTTAGACACGAACCTTTATTGATTTCGCTTGCTGTTGAAGGGTTTTACGATCGTGATATTGATTCAATGAAGCACGCAGCCAAGATGGAGAAGTTCTTGAGCAAAGGAAGAGACGAAGAGCTTGTGCTTGTTCTTGTTAAGATGTCTCGTGCAATGTATGGGCAGCTAGTGCAGCGGAAGTTTCAAGCACCGAATTGTTATCCAATGCCGAGCGTCAGTGACAGGGATGCTTACATTGAAGCTGAGCTAGGGATGAAAATAGCTTGTGGTATGGAAATGATGTATCAGCTGAGAAGGAAAGATGGAGAAGATGGGAAAGGGATTAGTTGGAGCAAGTATAAGGAGAATCTTGAGAAGAATGGTTATTTTGAAGGATTGCTTTCTGGTTCTAAGGAATACAAGAGGTTGATGGAGAATGCTGAGGAATACTACCAGAAGAGTTCTTCGTTTTCAAGGACAAGGTAAATAATGCagttttttggttgtttgcaGTGGAAAGGATTTGTCTTTGAGTTGATTGTGATCTtgagttctttgtttttttgtgtgcagaGACATTATGAGTGCGCCAGTGAGACGTATTGATGAGGTTCTTGCTTTACCTTATTCGGAGGATGACTTCAAGGGTATGGAAGTTCCTGTTTCTGACAATGATTCTTGGCTCTACGATGGTGAAGATGAGCTTAACTCTGTTCTTCAAGAGAGGCAGAAAGAGATGGAGTTTTATAGCTCAAAgaaggaaagcaaaaagaaagcaaaggagaAGCAAGAAGCTGGAAGCTCATCTGATGCGAACATGAACAATTTTGATCTCGGTGATATCTCGAAGTCGATGCAGCAATTCATCCAGAAAGTATCAAGCTACGAAGGAGCAGAAGTGCCAGACAACAGGTTATCTATTATCTTGAACACTAACCATATTTCACGAACATCTCTTTGTTAAATTTCAAGCCCAACACATTGAATTATCTTTGCTTGAATTCTGTAGAGAATTTAAAGAAGTGAATCTAGATGTCGATCGTTTCATGAAGGATATTGAGTCAATGCTAGGGAGTCAAATTCGTGGCAAACAAGCTGGTGATGACAGCGAAGACTCTGAAGGATCTTCTATGGACATGGATTTTGGTATCTCCTACTTTAAACTAATTGCTTTGTT harbors:
- the LOC104762707 gene encoding protein ecdysoneless homolog, with amino-acid sequence MAKPSFFSETTTTSRLPDDTVFFSIFPDSSSLSVAGSETSAALQSLHLEIIDVVSPFTSPYIWQHEPFSLSIALSSSCACADTATMPHLHGKLKYGDNLEDEWFAVFLLFRISAAFPSNSIRVWDTDGEFLLIEAAFHLPRWLNPETSLNRVFIRGGDLHIVPKSRLPDPSLVASLRFLIERGNESRASDSVQSALKNRISDYPERAWRNMHRVRVRVPVSVAQVLRHEPLLISLAVEGFYDRDIDSMKHAAKMEKFLSKGRDEELVLVLVKMSRAMYGQLVQRKFQAPNCYPMPSVSDRDAYIEAELGMKIACGMEMMYQLRRKDGEDGKGISWSKYKENLEKNGYFEGLLSGSKEYKRLMENAEEYYQKSSSFSRTRDIMSAPVRRIDEVLALPYSEDDFKGMEVPVSDNDSWLYDGEDELNSVLQERQKEMEFYSSKKESKKKAKEKQEAGSSSDANMNNFDLGDISKSMQQFIQKVSSYEGAEVPDNREFKEVNLDVDRFMKDIESMLGSQIRGKQAGDDSEDSEGSSMDMDFDDFEDDSEGEESNEDAKESFEESYYGAMNEELKNSTLEKSFEHVNQHSSKQKEESSKTSDEKDDEFTPIDADFNLVKNLLESYSSQQGLPGPASNLLGLMGLQLPKDSNDKS